The following is a genomic window from Gemmatimonadaceae bacterium.
GTAAGGGCGGTATGATCGCGGGCTTCACGACCCAGGAGCTCGGCGATGCGATTCAGGCGGTCGTCACTAGCTTCGACGCCTGGAATCATGCGTCACGCTGTGGCGCGCAGTTCGCTGCGAGGGTGTTGTCGTTCGAGAGCCTAACGGACAACGTGCGCCGAATCTTGACCACCGTCATCGAAGGCGAGAGCCCGACGAGGGCTTCCGCCGTTGTCGCGACTGCTCGATGAGCGTTGCTGACAAGCTGCTTCCCCATCTGTCGCGACGAACGACGTCGGGCCAATTCATCGCCGAGATCGACGGGCTCCGGTTCGCGTCCATAGCTCTCGTTGTGGTGTTCCATCTGAGCGGCTATACCGTGGGCAAATCATCGGCAATCCAAAGCGGGACACTCAATGACAATCTGTTGGCCCGCATTGCCGCGACAGGCCACTACGGTGTTCAGCTCTTCTTTGTGATCAGCGGGTTTGTGCTCGCGCTGCCCTTCGCTCGGCATTACTTCGATGCCGCACCCGCTCCTCGGCTGCGCGCGTACTATCTCCGTCGAGTCACGCGTCTCGAGCCGCCGTACATCCTCGCCATGCTACTTGTGTTCGTGGTCGCCTCTGCATTTTTTGGCGCGTCGTCGAGATATCTCTGGCCGCACTTACTTGCCAGTCTGGTATACCTACACAATCTCATGTACGGCGTGCCGAGCGTCGTCAACGTCGTCGCTTGGTCGCTCGAAGTCGAGGTACAGTTTTATCTGCTTGCGCCGCTTCTGGCGTGTGTCTTCGCCATTCGTCTTAAGTTAGGCCGCCGCCTCGTCGTCTTCGCCGGAGTTGCAGGCGCAATCCTATTGCAGCGCTACGAGATTCAAGTCGATTCGCGGCTGTCGCTCACGCTTCTCAACTACCTTCAATATTTTCTGCTCGGATTTCTCCTCGCGGACTTTTATCTGTCGGAGTGGCGTGCTCCATCTCCCAATCAGCGCGTGTGGGATGCCGTTGGGGTGTTGTCATGGATCGCCATGGTCGCTGTGTGGGTGAACGTTCCACGACCCTTAGTGCTCTTTCCTCTTCTGGCGCTCATTGTCGTGTGTGCGACGTTTCGAGGTCGCCGGCTGCGTGCCGTATTCCGCAATCCCTGGGTCACGACAATTGGCGGCATGTGCTACACCATTTACCTGTTGCACTATCCTATCATCTCTGCAATCGGCCGACGCACTATTCGCATCGCGGCGAATGACGGCTTTGCACTGCACCTTCTC
Proteins encoded in this region:
- a CDS encoding acyltransferase, which gives rise to MSVADKLLPHLSRRTTSGQFIAEIDGLRFASIALVVVFHLSGYTVGKSSAIQSGTLNDNLLARIAATGHYGVQLFFVISGFVLALPFARHYFDAAPAPRLRAYYLRRVTRLEPPYILAMLLVFVVASAFFGASSRYLWPHLLASLVYLHNLMYGVPSVVNVVAWSLEVEVQFYLLAPLLACVFAIRLKLGRRLVVFAGVAGAILLQRYEIQVDSRLSLTLLNYLQYFLLGFLLADFYLSEWRAPSPNQRVWDAVGVLSWIAMVAVWVNVPRPLVLFPLLALIVVCATFRGRRLRAVFRNPWVTTIGGMCYTIYLLHYPIISAIGRRTIRIAANDGFALHLLVQAAIVLPLLLFVSIVFFVAIERPCMQKDWPQRFAAAIRSASWARTRQWYRA